The Dermochelys coriacea isolate rDerCor1 chromosome 19, rDerCor1.pri.v4, whole genome shotgun sequence region TGGTGGCCCAGCACTgagagcagcaggggctgggaactGCCCAGGTGTCCCACATAATAACTCAGGGCACAAATCGCTAGCCCCAGGCACACTTTTTCACTCAgcatgtaattagactgtggattCATTGCCACAGGATACTGTTGCGATCAAGAAATTAGTAAGATTGAAGAGGAGACTAgatgtttatatggataataaaaaTACCCAAGGTTATAACAGTTAATGCCACAAAAGAATTTGGCTAGGGGAATAAACCTCATGCATCATAGTTTAAAtaagggctgttgattaatcgcagttaattcacacgattaactgaaaaaaaaggaatagcaatttaaaaaaattatcgcgataaattgcagttttaattgcactgttaaacaacagaataccaattgaaatgtattaaatattttggatacattttcatatatattgtattctgtgttgtaattaaaataaaagtgtatattattttttattacaaatatttgcactgtaaaatgataaaagaaagcatttttcagttcacctcatacaagtactgtagtgcaatctctttgttgtgaaagtgcaaattacaaatgtagattttttttttgttacataactgcactcaaaaccaaaacaatgtaaaacttcagaggctacaactccactcagtcctgcttcttgttcagccaatcttaACTGATAATCAGTCTCTTTCCTTCATCCTCACTTCAGCAGTGGCTTCACAATATCAGTCTCTCacgggggggaaaaaagtgaccACCTGCTCTCCCTAGTGACTCCTTGGCAAGAGGCTGCTTATGCAAGAGAAAATTAACTACTACTATTTCTCTCTGGAAAGACTTTTTCCTAGCACGTACTAGAGATTACAAATTGACTCCCGACTCTTTGTCTCCTGAGATTATCTGCAAGGGTACCAATGTGGTGTCAATTTTGGTCATGTGGACTTCTGTCTGCTAGGAAATGGATAATTACCATCAACTTTTGCCACACAAGTCAATAAACACTCAGGAAATTAATGACTTCTGGTCACTAACAACCTGGTAGGAattcaaagccctggctgggatgatttagttgaggttggtcctgctttgagcagggggttggactagatgacctcctgagatctcttccaatgTTAATCTACTATGATTCCTTTTGCCATCTATACTTCACTTTCAAGTTTCCGTCTAAAAAAATCACAGTCTTGCCTTATTGCTGCTCTCCATTTCATTGGGCTACTTTATCATGGTGTGAGGTGAGGTAAAATACCTTAGGGGGCTGGCAACAAACACATGTCTCATCATCTGAAGAATCCTCCAATTCTACCAGTCTCTGCAGTCTCCTTGGCTTACAGGCCTTGCTGGGGACTCCAAGGAGTCCGACTACTGGCCCAGACATTtgctggaggagaaagaaaaacattttaaaacagaaaaaatagctGTAAAATAAGTCCCTGAGAGAACCTTCCTTCTGCCACAATAGGATCTTTACATTCCTTCTGGAACCTCAAGGTATCCATCCAGTTTTTCAACATTGACATATTCCTGGATTGTCACTATCCTTTTAGCCAACAAGTGCTGGACAGGATTTCCTGACAAAGCAGCTTTTGAACTGGCCAGAGTCGTGGTTGCTGAACAGAAAGAATAACTTGATCTCTTCAGGACCTGAGCATGATGCATCCACAACACTCCCAGCTCCTGACAGTGCAAGGGTGTAAGCAACAAGTCTCCCAAACATCAGTATAGTTCACACACAACTAAGTATTCAGCCATTTGAAGGGCACCTTTTTAACCCAACCGGACAAAGGAAATGAGCAATGATACCTAGTCTACActgtcttcccttccccacagtcATATCCTCTCCTGATACTTTCTACACACTTAGATCACTGGATAGAGAACTGCAACGCAGGAAAGAAAACTGCCCTATCCTTTGCCCAGATGAAGCTGCATTGTTCTACTGCCCCAAAGATACACTCTTGGTCAGGTCTTCCTTAATCCTGCCGAAGCAAGAAATGACCATTGACTAACCCAGTAGCAGCATAAACAAGAGAAGTGGGAACAACGGATTAGTTGCTGCTGTATCTATTTATTCCTCGACTGATCAGCAAAAGCTTCTGCAGACTGAGAAGAACTATTCCCCTCATTCCACTATTCCCCTCATCTTCGAAAGGGGAAGGTAGAGGAATTCACCTCCCACAGATTGCCTGCTAGTGATTTCTATTCATTCCCAACTGCATCCACTAAGCTAAGGTGATGGCTATGGAACTGCAACCTGAGGACAATGGGGGACAAAGAAGAATCTGGGAGGTCCAAATTCCCATTTGAAACTAGGCCTAAAGATTCACTCTTCGCCATCGTCTTCTATGCCTAACTAAGGAACATaacacaaaggagaaaaaaacaacagaagaaaggaaaaactaAAACATACGTAATACACAATTTGCACACCATGTGACTGATGAACCAAAGGGCCCTCTTCCTCCTTGgacagaaagagaagagagagattatAACCGGTATTTTAATATACTCTAATTTGTTGTTAGTTGTCTCATCCTATAAACCAATCTCTTCCTGAATACTTAAATAATATTTCAGCCATAAAACTCTAGACATAAAATCACACAGCCCAGCTCAGATGAGAGGTGCTGTGGGTAGTAAAGGATATTCTAGATTATAGCAAAAGCAATCCAGAAACAGGTTCACTAAGATTTACCTTTCAGCAACGAGATTGAGGTGTCTTTTTTTCTATATGTGCCATTACAGTATAAAACGTTTCATCAAAGCTGTGTGCAGTTTTTCAACAATATGGAACCCACTGTATTTCAAGCGCATTGACACCTATTGGGGTAGGAAGAACCAATCTACTGCTACACTGTTGGCCCAATCACCTTTGTCTTGCTCCAGGAGAGCATTTCTGCCTTAAATCTAAATTGGTATTCCCTGGACCTCTTTTCTCTGCTAACCCCCAAACAAGTCCCAGCATGACTGAGAGCCATAAATATGCCCCTTGCTTATAACTTCTTAACCTTGCCAGACCCCTATTTAATCCTACCATGCACACTGAAATAGTCCCATTCATGTTGGTGCTTGCATACTTATCCCTGTACACTGGCTGCTATAGGAATGGGTTGTTTTGGGGAGGCAAGACTTCTTATCAGATTTTTTATTAATCCAAACCCTGAATGAAGTTCATTTTCCCCCAAACTGATGCAAAGTGCCATGAAGCTGTCTCTGATCCTGCTGAAGCTAACATAACATTTGCAGCCTGGCCACGCAAGCGGTCtcaaagcagcattttctgcTTGTACTGCattaaggccacgtctacactacaggagCTACAACAGCAGAGCTACAGCACCATGGCTATGCTGCTGTAACCCCATAGCATAAACACagactacagtgacaggagggatttttccattgctgtagaaaCTCCACCTCCTCAAGCATCAGTCAACCTAGCTGCATCGACACTGagattaggttggcatagctacagatttttcacacccctgagcagcagcgTAGCTATGTTGACTtaagttttaagtatagaccagacctaagtTAGGGATGTTTTTTGAATTTCCAGTAACTACCTACACCTAGggtagtgtttctcaacctttttcatacctgggactggcttgctgccttcctaaactgtgtcagggagatctcagggaccagcgcCAGTCCATGGATCAGTAGTTGAGAAACAGTGCCCTAGGGCACAGCCTAGAGTACACCACAAACATTTGTATCCTGGAACAAATATTTAGGAAGTGTCCAGACTAGCTTTTCCAAACCTGTTAACCAACAATCAATGAAGTCAAGGTAAAAAATTCTAGTGTTGACAAGAACTCTCAGGAACTAATTCTGCAGCATGCTGAGGACCATCCTTTGAGGTGCTGAGCCCCATCATCAACGAGTGTTGAGGGGATTCAGCACCTCTAAAGGAGATGTTCAGCTCTTTGTATGATTAGGCCCTCAGGCTGAACATCAGAAATGCAGAGCATCAGGTTTTATGAGTCACTTCCAAGAACATGAGAAAACTGTGTAGGAAACGGTTAAACATTGCAGGGGGGTTTTAACTTAGAGGAATATTGTCAGGACCACTACGTACTTCgggccaaattctcctttcaCCAAATAAACACATAATTCATCAGATTAACTTTTCATCACAAGCTTTACACAATGAAACACTTTTCAACTTATTCTGCAGCTTGAAAATGATGGTGTAACATATGTGAAACTCTGAAGATCTATCGTTGTAATATATTAttgtttattgtttgtattaataTGAGCACACAGAATATGCACAATGCAGGAAAACAGAAGACCCAAGATCAATTCTGGAATAAGTTTTCCCTGACTCTGGTCTGTAAAAGACcgatgatttcaatggaagtaagaagaaaaggaaagctaTGCTGAGCAGTTTGATAACAGCAATCAAACAAAGGAGCCAGGTGTCCATAGACTAGAGATAAAAGAATCATGCTGTAATTGCGACCACTTGGAAAATAACAGGAAGAATTACAAGAATGAAAATCCCCACCTTATTCCATCTGAGAAAGATCTGCTTTGGAGAATATTCAGGCAGAGTCCATCCCAGAAAAACAAGCAGTGAGAACATCATAAAAATATCTTACATTTCATCCTAAAGATCTATACAAGCTATATACAGAGGATTCAAATCAACTGCCACAGAAATGCCATCACCTCCTGGGGTGGACCACAGCAGCTGTCTATCTAGGCACAGCACAACAGTTTAACGTAAGAAAATAAGAAGACTATAGCCAAATGAAACTGCTGAGGAAATTTTAGGAAGTCAAAATATAATTATCCTAACTGGAATATGAATACACCAGGGCTAACAGAGCTATTCTTTCCATATATATCTTAAGAACACAAGTAGTCAGGTCACTAATTTTGTATCTCAACCAAAGGACGGCATCTTTACCAGCCAAACTACCCCTAACTATGCTGGTGCATTGGTCCAGTATTGATTCAGCGAGAACAGTGCCACCCACTGAATCACTAACCACTTTCTATAACACCAGCTAAGGATGACAGCAGTGCCTGTCTCAACCATTTTAGCAGGTACCTGCATAAATGTGAGAAACAACATGCCAAACGCATCCTTGGTGTAATTCCCCTGATATAAATGGAGTAAGGTAACAGGTGAATTTGGacccatatttttaaatatcttgacTCTAGCTGAGTGACTGGTTTTAAATTGACATACTTCAATAATATTAACATTTCAAAGTGCCTATTTAGACGTTGAAATTACCATCAGCAAAGGATGCAGATCACCTCTTTCTTTAGTGTTGGTATTGTTTCCTGGAGAAAATTTTCTACTGAAACCTTCATCTTTATTGTAACTGATGCAGCTACACAGACTACAGGTCCCATCACACAATATTTCAACTAGAGCAGCACAAAAAGCTGCTCCAATCATGATGCAGGATTACAGAGTAGGACATGTGGTCTTTGCAGGATGTCCCAGGGTGGACAGGTTTTCACTGCTGTTAGCCTAGACTCTTACCCAGATGTTGCCCCTAGGGACTCCTCTTCCGATTCACATAAAgtggctcagcttactgcagcacaaaagATCATGGGAtcaggggtggctctaccaattttgctgccccaagcagccgTCACCGAATTGCCGCTGCAAGCCGCCACTGCGGTAAGAGCAGCGGAGCTACCGACAAATTGCCGCCgcaggacacggactgccgccccattctaaatgccacCCAAgtacctgcttggaaagctggtgcctggagccagccctgcatggATGGCCCCAGAAGTCCTGGCAACACACATGCAGCACCAGCGACGATTCAGTAACTTGGGTCTGGCTTTGCAGTATGGCTGTTCAGACCCAGGCTAAGCCAACCTGGGGGCCAGTCATTCAggctaattctgcagtgaagacataccctaacttAAAACCAAGTCTGAAATTTGCTCTCTTTTATGCATATATTCACGATCCTGATCCCTAAAACCAGTATTTGTACATACCCCTGTGAGACAGGTTTCTTTGGCTGAATCCAGAGCCACATTTTTTTCTACACAGCTAATTTGTCCATCTCTGTCTGATTCAAGACAACAAAGAGCTGTGCTTTTTTTAATACCATTGTGCTTGATTTTGTTTAAGTCATCGGAGCGAGAATGACGTTCTGCCTCATGTCTCTCTGACACTGGAACCTCCATGCTTTGTGACTGCAGGGTGACCTTACTAGGATTCAAATGCTCTCCTCTAGTCTCCTGTTGCACAGACTTATTTTGTCCACCAGGGACATTCGCAACGTCTACATTATCTAAGTCCtctgcattttccatcaaaaaccaaGAACTATCATCACTTTCATTACTGGATTTGAAGTTTCCTTGGTTTAAAGATTTCTGTTCTTCCACATTGAACTGTCCCTGGGAAACTTCTTCAGCTGATTTGTCTAATAAATACTGAACCAAACTTTCCACTCTGGGCATACGATTCTTCATTGCACTAAGAAGCTCACCCTTCTGATTAGCCTCAAACTTTTCCACAATAGGTGGTGAAATGCAGCTGGGTTTACAGACTGTGATGTGTATGCATTCACTACTATCGCTCTCATCAGGCAGGAAAGATCTATTATGGGACTTTCCTTCACCAAACACATTTTCTGTCTTGCTGACTGACAAATATGTGGAGGTACCTTCCACTGGAATTCCTTGAAGATCCTCAGTCGGCAAAGTATTCCCAGGTGCCAGAATAATCCTGCTGGACTGACTAATATTACTGGTAAAAAGTCTTCCTGAAAGTCTAGAATTAAATCCTTTTCCATTTGGATTCATCACTAAATAGCTATAAGATATTTCTTCCCTTCCTAATTGCTTAACTGGATTGTTCCAGAGTTTCCTAAACTTTGCAACAGGCGTTATTACCtctctatttttttccttctgtaccTCGGAAGTCATGTTGGACAGAGGGCAAGAATCTGACTGGAACCTCTTTGCCCTTGAGCCTTCCTCTTCCACATTAGAGAGATTTATGGCAGAACTCTCATACTCTTTTTCCACAAAAGACAGCCTAGAGAAAATGCCCTCCTCAATCATATCTGAAAGATCTGCAGAGTCCATTTGAGTAAATGACCCTTTTCCTTGGGTTTCTTCAGAGTTATGGTGAATCTTTGTATCCATACTATTTGGTCCTCTTGAAGTGACTACTTCTTCAGGACTTTTGATCGCTTTCTTTTCTGTGTTGTTCAATTTCTCATTTTCCAACAGTGCCTTAATGTTTTGGATTTTTatgatttcattttggtttttaacATTGTTGTTATCTAAAACATCATGTAAAGGAACTTCCAGAAGGTTGGAAAAACTGGCCTGCCTCTCATTTTGCATTTTTAGTGACTCTGTTTCAATATCTAAGCTTATTAAAGAATCTTCAAATTTTTCCTTTAACTCATCCCTGAGGTCTTTCAAGACTACATAACAGGGTTTAATTAGAATTGTTCTGCTTCCCCTCTTGTCATTGTCACAATTTTGCTTAGGACTTTCAGAAGGCCCACCAGATACAATCAGCTTTTCTCTAAAAtctgtttcctttgcttttatttctctgACATAAGGGCTTCTGCTGTAAGATGAACCCTCTCCAGATACTCTGACTTCACTTTCTGACGACACCTTGTACTGGTTAACTACATTCAGAGTAACTGCTGACTGTTCACTCTGCTCTTCATTTGAAACACGGTCACTGGCATGCGTTTCTCTCACTGTCTTGCCTGTAACTTGCTCACTGCAAGCTGGGAGGTGAAAGCTGTGATGTGAAACAAGAAAATAATGCTTTCATTTTGTGAGGACAACTCAGGAATACCAGTGCTACAATCAAAGTTAACAGTTAAAGAGACACTGTCCAACCCTCATCACCATTGTATCTTAAAGGGGTGGTGGAAGTTCCCGAGTCACTGTAGGATCTACAAGACTTCTCATCTAACTTTAGTGGGACTGAAAATGCTCTGGCACCTTGCAGAGTCAGACATTAAGAATCTTAGGTACCCAGGCCAGTTTTTAAAGCCTGATTACCATCTCTCTCCATTGACCATCATTTGAAGAGACATTCCTTGTTTAGACCCAAATTTGCCTCCATCCCACAAAGACCTTATGATATCTCTTTCAATACTGTAAATTACTGATATCAGAACTGCTGCATAATAAAAAGGAGGCTGCCTATGCTAAACAAATTAATACCACACGGTTTCTTGGTTCTTATACTATTTGTATTATCCCCCATTTTGGGTCTGTATCTTGTACTGTGTCCCACGTTTAATCTCAGCAGGTTAAAAAGTATACTGGTTGTATTGCTGCCGTGAAACGATGTAGTGGAAGTCCTGTGACAGTGCGACAGCTTTGATATGAGTTTTACAGGGTCAGCAGAATCACATGAAAAGAGGTAACATCCATTTCTAAGGCTAGGTCTTCACTAGAAATGctatagcgcttcagtgtagacatttacTTCAGTGATAGGAGGGATTCTCCCCTCACTGCAGTTAacccacctccccgagaggtggtagctaggtcaatggaagaattcttctgttgaccttgcGCTGTCTACACAAGGGGCTAGGTCAGCTTAACGACGTCactcagggttgtggattttcATACTCATGAGCAACGTAGCTGGGTAGACTAACTTTTTAGTATAGAATTGGCCTAAGGTACTGAGACACTCAAAACTCACAAAGTGTCCCCCTATTGGCTAATATTCACAAAACATGCAGCGCATTACTGGACTTATTGCCATATAAAGAGCCATATGCTACCTGATTCCAGGTGCACACAACTCTGCCATATCAATGGAAATTAAATGGGGATGTTGTGTATAGCTCTAAATGAGCACCTAGCGCTTCATGATGATAAATAATTAACTGGATTTATAAATACTACCATTAATTATTCATTGTAATTTTTATTTCCCATCCTGACTGTTTAAccatttaaaaggaaatattaaacAGTCAGTTGCCCCCAGCATGGAATTCAGTAACCATGGGCTTGGGCATGCTCTGGCCTTCTCTCAGAGCCCCATTTTCCACAGCAGTCCCCTCAGAGTTTATCAGAACGAGGGGCCTCAAAGAGCACCTATGCTCTGCTGTCCTGCCCCATTCCATGGTCACAAGACCCCAGGGCAACACAGTACTTCGCTCCAATgagttgttgtgaaggccaagactataacagggttcaaaaaagaaacagataaattcatggaggataggtccatcaatggctattagccaggatgggcagggatggtgtctctagcctctgttttccagaagccgGGAATGGACAGtgtggggatggatcactggatgattatctgttctgttcattccctctgaagcagttggcattggccactatcagaagacaggatactggactagacgggcctttggtctgactaaggtgaccatatttccccaagggaaaatgggacaccgtGTGGGTctagcccgagccctgccccactcccccccccatgccaggCTGGAGCTGCCATCACTGCTCACCCAAGCACTGCCTCCCCCCGACCATAGGGCTGGCATTGTTCTTCCACACCtcacatttttgacaaaaatgggcatttgtcctgtttgctcttgcaaACTCACCAAgatggcaagagcaaatgggacaaatgcccactttttcCAAAAAAGTTGGAACGGCTGGgatagggcttaaaaaagggactgttccAGCCAAAACTGGATGTAAGGTCaccctgggtctgacccagtatggccgttcttatgttcttaaagacaGGCTCATCACAGAGCTTCATGCTACTATGTAAAATCTCTTTCCCTCGTTTCCACATCCCTTACAAATGGCAGCTATAAATAACAGGAAGTGCAGATAAGACTCCACAGACCCTGTTCAACCTGCCCCTTTCAGGTAATCACAGGACAAAAAGAACAGCAACTCTGACTCCATACCACCCCCAAACATGTGACACAACTGAGCCTCAGAACAGGCTGGAACTTTAGACAAGTAAACTTCACACCCTGCATGAGACCTGTAAAGGGAATCCTCTTCCCCAAGGGCTCACTATCATTCCATGTGCCATAAACTGCCCTGTGCCTATCATCTACAAAGGGGTCTGGTTTGATAGTTGTAGATCTGGCACAGTGGGACACAGAAATGGGCTCTGACAAGCACTGGAAGAAACTGGTTGGGGGTTTGTCACTGTGTATGGCAGTTTTGGAAACTGGGGAGTCTGGCTAGTCAACCTCTCAGGTAGATTCAGTAGGATTTAGCAGATGGAAGTGGAGTTTAGTTAGGGGTTTTCACAACTGGTGGGGGTTGGTTGGGAGCTTGTCTGGAGGGCTGTATAAGAGTTTAGCGCTTTAGGGGAGATCTGTTTGGGTGGGTAAGGAAGTTTTTGCAGTGGGGAGAATCCtaaacttttcttttaatgaacttCCTACTTTTTTCTTCATGTTCTCAAGAGCCATAGaggtaaagggaaaaaaaaaatcacacggTAACCTGAACAACTCTTTCTCCTCTTTCAGATCAGGAACAATGGGCAACTTGGAATGAGTTCCCTGGTCCCAGGAGTTTGAAAGATTTCCTGAAAAGTCCATTTGACTTAACAATTCTTTCAATTTGGTTCCTTCATTATTAAGATGAAACTCTGTTTTGACAGCATTCAAAACAGTCAGTCTTGCTCCCTGTAACGTTACTGATTCTTCTGGACTTTGGACTTTCAAACAGCTTTTCATGCTATGTGACTTCTCATTTTGCCCCAATGCCTCAAGGTCTGGGATTTGTAGAGTGCTATTGAGTTCTTTAATATAATTTTCATCCAAATCATCACCAATATCAAAGCATGTTTCACTTTGGACAGTTCTGCTTCCTTTATCGTTATCATCATCGACACCATTTATTTTAGGAATTTCAAAAGCCTCACCAGCCACAACAGCCCTTTTCTTAAACACTTCTTCTTCTGGATTTATGTCTCTGTCAGGGCCCCCAGTGCCAAGGGAACCTGATTCCATGTTTGATATTTCCATGTTTGATGTTTCCATGTTTTCACTGTCCACATTCAGACAAAATTTTGACCGTTCACCATGAAACCTCTGGTTCTCCATTAGGATTAATGGACTGTTTGAGGCTCtccacctcttcttcttcttcttctttttttttttttttttgctgccaacTGACGAATCAGTTGATGGACACACAGCTCTCT contains the following coding sequences:
- the SPOCD1 gene encoding SPOC domain-containing protein 1 isoform X3, whose protein sequence is MENQRFHGERSKFCLNVDSENMETSNMEISNMESGSLGTGGPDRDINPEEEVFKKRAVVAGEAFEIPKINGVDDDNDKGSRTVQSETCFDIGDDLDENYIKELNSTLQIPDLEALGQNEKSHSMKSCLKVQSPEESVTLQGARLTVLNAVKTEFHLNNEGTKLKELLSQMDFSGNLSNSWDQGTHSKLPIVPDLKEEKELFSFHLPACSEQVTGKTVRETHASDRVSNEEQSEQSAVTLNVVNQYKVSSESEVRVSGEGSSYSRSPYVREIKAKETDFREKLIVSGGPSESPKQNCDNDKRGSRTILIKPCYVVLKDLRDELKEKFEDSLISLDIETESLKMQNERQASFSNLLEVPLHDVLDNNNVKNQNEIIKIQNIKALLENEKLNNTEKKAIKSPEEVVTSRGPNSMDTKIHHNSEETQGKGSFTQMDSADLSDMIEEGIFSRLSFVEKEYESSAINLSNVEEEGSRAKRFQSDSCPLSNMTSEVQKEKNREVITPVAKFRKLWNNPVKQLGREEISYSYLVMNPNGKGFNSRLSGRLFTSNISQSSRIILAPGNTLPTEDLQGIPVEGTSTYLSVSKTENVFGEGKSHNRSFLPDESDSSECIHITVCKPSCISPPIVEKFEANQKGELLSAMKNRMPRVESLVQYLLDKSAEEVSQGQFNVEEQKSLNQGNFKSSNESDDSSWFLMENAEDLDNVDVANVPGGQNKSVQQETRGEHLNPSKVTLQSQSMEVPVSERHEAERHSRSDDLNKIKHNGIKKSTALCCLESDRDGQISCVEKNVALDSAKETCLTGEEEGPLVHQSHGVQIVYYQMSGPVVGLLGVPSKACKPRRLQRLVELEDSSDDETCVCCQPPKKMSRPVLGVSSSKACKPCKMRRVEELEDLSDDVYADSRVTQEIKDSDYHSTLYKKEMKQLLKPYAAHVLWQKPLNSYYSNEKKRRGRRPTSKEASASVHSLQLSEEQSRIKVIDSLRGMLQKRLEESPDLDVHEDTILRLANNVEKEIFNLFLCVDQRYKNKYRSLLFNLKAPKNKLLFHQLVLGEVSPQCLVQMNSLEMAPKELAEWRAKESKRVLEMIEKQEREPPRRCPTKLTHKGEIEIHREVDEDFTLEDLYGSVLCMDKKRISQPAAESKRDTTDQHRSHLLDLDCLICTGRMALDGERGFNPLQSKSTSKKKAEDSSKRLHSSSVYSDKERKHLEKDRPASTGFLKNNPRLQKQVKDTVLWEGFIQMFSIKQFMAKAYPVSGYGTCLIQALPELLQSRGCILPEDVWDYLESIWPAEAKEMSMIRFCPAMTKDFRTYNMLYSYLNNKQRYGIVDSNQMEMFMVPLPAFQPVPAKFHPLGGPDETAESQWICFSL